One window of the Caminibacter pacificus genome contains the following:
- a CDS encoding 5'-methylthioadenosine/adenosylhomocysteine nucleosidase: protein MIGIMCAMVEELEPILEQVEVKDKIHHGNNTYYLASFDNKDIVLAYSKIGKVNAAITATAMIEKFGVEKLLFSGVAGAIDEDLKIGDLIVATEVCQHDIDLTVFGYKHGFIPESQIFFDCDSNLINIAEHVADKLGIKLKKGIIASGDQFVHSKEKKEWIKEVFGASAIEMEGGAVGCVTWNYQVPFFMLRAISDTAEEGAGVDFDAFLEESSKVSAKFLLEMLKEIK, encoded by the coding sequence TTGATAGGAATAATGTGCGCAATGGTAGAAGAGCTTGAGCCGATTTTGGAGCAAGTGGAAGTAAAAGATAAAATTCATCACGGAAACAATACCTACTATTTGGCAAGTTTCGATAATAAAGATATCGTACTTGCTTATAGTAAAATCGGAAAAGTAAACGCTGCAATTACCGCGACTGCAATGATTGAAAAATTCGGTGTTGAAAAACTTCTTTTTAGCGGTGTGGCGGGAGCAATTGATGAAGATTTGAAAATAGGAGATTTGATAGTCGCAACCGAAGTTTGTCAGCACGATATAGACCTTACCGTATTCGGATATAAGCACGGCTTTATTCCTGAGAGTCAGATATTTTTCGATTGTGACTCCAATCTTATAAATATCGCCGAGCATGTAGCCGATAAGCTCGGTATTAAACTGAAAAAAGGAATAATCGCAAGCGGGGACCAATTCGTTCACAGCAAAGAGAAAAAAGAGTGGATAAAAGAGGTCTTCGGCGCAAGTGCAATCGAAATGGAAGGCGGGGCTGTCGGATGTGTTACATGGAATTATCAGGTGCCTTTTTTTATGCTTAGAGCCATAAGCGATACGGCAGAAGAGGGTGCCGGAGTCGATTTTGACGCCTTTTTGGAAGAATCGAGCAAAGTAAGTGCAAAATTTTTACTTGAAATGTTAAAGGAAATTAAATGA
- a CDS encoding tRNA 2-thiocytidine biosynthesis TtcA family protein, with amino-acid sequence MDKKLSNPIKDIFFSKKVTKFVGRVQGKYELIKPDDKVLVAFSGGKDSFVLLHVLKRMQLIAPFSFELAAITIDAGTGIDYSPLKEWCERFDIPYILYETPILEIMNEKKRPGSSPCGFCARMRRGALYSKAKELGFNKLALGHHFDDAVETFFMSMFYNGMMKSMPPIYTANTGIQVIRPMIKVREKWIEYMASKNEFPIIDGEATCLALKDSEGVKTPYARAKIKKWLKEMEEEEPKLFQRLESAFENIECHTFFMKEFLK; translated from the coding sequence ATGGACAAAAAGTTAAGTAATCCGATAAAAGATATATTTTTTAGTAAAAAAGTTACTAAATTCGTCGGAAGAGTTCAGGGAAAATACGAACTCATAAAACCCGACGATAAAGTTTTGGTCGCTTTTAGCGGCGGAAAAGATAGTTTCGTATTGCTACACGTCTTAAAAAGAATGCAGTTAATCGCTCCTTTTTCTTTCGAGCTTGCCGCTATTACTATCGATGCCGGTACCGGAATTGATTATTCTCCTTTAAAAGAGTGGTGTGAGAGATTCGATATTCCTTATATTTTATACGAAACTCCGATTTTGGAAATTATGAATGAAAAAAAACGCCCCGGAAGCAGTCCTTGCGGTTTTTGCGCGAGAATGAGAAGAGGAGCGCTTTATAGTAAAGCTAAAGAGCTCGGGTTTAATAAATTGGCTTTAGGGCATCATTTTGACGATGCGGTGGAGACTTTTTTTATGAGTATGTTTTATAACGGAATGATGAAATCAATGCCTCCTATCTATACGGCAAACACCGGAATTCAGGTAATCAGACCGATGATTAAGGTAAGAGAAAAGTGGATAGAGTATATGGCAAGTAAAAACGAATTTCCGATAATAGACGGAGAAGCTACTTGTCTTGCGTTAAAAGACAGCGAAGGAGTAAAAACTCCTTATGCAAGAGCTAAAATTAAAAAGTGGCTTAAAGAAATGGAAGAGGAAGAACCCAAACTTTTTCAAAGACTTGAAAGCGCTTTTGAAAATATCGAATGCCATACCTTTTTTATGAAGGAATTTTTGAAATGA